In Candidatus Acidiferrales bacterium, a genomic segment contains:
- a CDS encoding amidohydrolase family protein → MFLLNLHTLQKDDHQWIEIRKDKIHAIDALNGSVARNDSIKFGFDNAIAFPGLINSHDHLEFNLFPKLGNRKYNDFVEWGEDIHKTNSGDIEKIKHIPLRTRVRYGIYKNLLNGITTVVHHGNFPIDNNDLIDVYSNYNYLHSVRLERHWKLKLNLTPNLLPFLIHIGEGTNLESYREIEELIHFNFFKRRVIGIHGIMMDERQAEHFEALVWCPASNYFLYGSTPRVEKIKHHTAILFGTDSNVSADWNLWDHLRLARGSSQLDDRELYDALTSTAAKIWNLIGSGSLSPGCKADIVIAEKKSEDFFNSFYALNPGNILMVIKNGKIILFDPTLLTQMESSGEDLSHFSKLAFDDTSKFVRGNSNELISGFEHFG, encoded by the coding sequence GTGTTTTTATTAAATCTGCATACCCTGCAAAAAGACGATCACCAGTGGATAGAGATCAGAAAAGACAAGATTCACGCGATCGATGCGTTGAACGGCTCTGTTGCGCGGAATGACTCTATAAAATTTGGATTCGACAATGCAATTGCATTCCCCGGCTTAATCAATTCCCACGACCATCTTGAATTCAATCTTTTCCCAAAACTCGGCAACAGAAAGTATAACGATTTCGTTGAGTGGGGAGAAGATATTCACAAAACAAACAGCGGCGATATTGAGAAGATAAAACACATTCCGTTGCGCACAAGAGTGCGGTACGGAATCTATAAGAACCTGCTGAATGGAATTACTACGGTTGTTCACCACGGGAACTTCCCTATCGATAACAATGATCTCATTGATGTGTACTCGAATTATAATTACTTGCATTCGGTGAGACTTGAAAGACACTGGAAGTTGAAACTAAACCTTACGCCTAACCTTCTTCCCTTTTTAATTCATATCGGCGAGGGAACAAATCTAGAGTCATATCGGGAAATTGAGGAGCTCATTCACTTCAACTTTTTCAAAAGAAGAGTCATCGGCATTCATGGAATTATGATGGATGAAAGGCAGGCAGAACATTTTGAGGCGCTTGTCTGGTGTCCTGCCTCCAATTATTTTCTTTACGGATCCACGCCTCGCGTAGAGAAAATTAAACACCACACCGCGATACTTTTCGGCACAGACTCAAATGTCAGCGCGGACTGGAATCTTTGGGACCATCTAAGACTGGCAAGAGGCAGTTCGCAGCTCGACGACCGGGAATTATACGATGCCTTAACTTCGACCGCCGCAAAGATATGGAATCTTATCGGCAGTGGTTCTCTTTCCCCCGGTTGTAAAGCGGATATCGTAATTGCAGAAAAAAAATCGGAAGATTTTTTCAACTCCTTTTACGCTCTTAATCCTGGTAATATTTTAATGGTCATAAAAAATGGGAAGATAATTCTTTTTGATCCAACTTTGTTAACCCAGATGGAATCTTCGGGTGAGGATTTATCACACTTTAGCAAACTGGCATTTGACGATACAAGCAAATTTGTACGTGGAAATTCTAATGAGTTGATTTCCGGATTTGAACACTTTGGCTAG